One Acanthochromis polyacanthus isolate Apoly-LR-REF ecotype Palm Island chromosome 6, KAUST_Apoly_ChrSc, whole genome shotgun sequence DNA segment encodes these proteins:
- the zgc:174906 gene encoding uncharacterized protein zgc:174906 codes for MAEEPAAEIQLLRSQKTKLIEILSADADFVLQHADSRCLLSLRGYQQVKSCRVPSEKVTDLLDHIIQRGPEAAQGLLDLLKDQALQETFPTLCFINDLQVNSLSSETSQDAELQDVIPAINICKNASSVVKEKQLMSVARGIGRSWREIGRLALDIPSVKLEQIEEDHRLHAERVFAMLRYWRTRQRNKATAAHLHSLLSQGDWALPPESIDFLLETN; via the exons ATGGCTGAGGAACCCGCAGCAGAAATCCAGTTGCTGAGAAGCCAGAAGACCAAGCTGATAGAAATTCTGAGTGCGGATGCTGACTTTGTGCTGCAGCATGCAGACTCTCGCTGTCTGCTGTCTCTCCGTGGCTACCAGCAGGTGAAATCTTGCCGTGTTCCCAGTGAAAAGGTTACAGACCTTTTGGATCATATCATTCAGAGAGGTCCTGAAGCAGCACAAGGGCTACTGGATCTACTAAAGGACCAAGCTCTGCAGGAAACCTTCCCAACgctttgttttattaatgaTCTGCAGGTCAACTCACTGTCTTCAG AAACATCACAAGACGCTGAATTACAAGATGTAATTCCAGCCATAAACATCTGCAAAAATG catCCAGTGTAGTGAAGGAGAAACAGCTGATGTCTGTGGCTCGTGGCATTGGCAGGTCTTGGCGGGAGATCGGCAGACTGGCTCTAGACATCCCGTCTGTGAAACTGGAACAGATCGAAGAGGATCATCGGCTGCATGCGGAGCGAGTCTTCGCCATGCTGCGTTACTGGAGAACCCGCCAGAGGAACAAAGCCACTGCTGCTCACCTGCACTCCCTCCTCAGTCAGGGCGACTGGGCTCTGCCACCTGAAAGCATCGACTTTCTGTTAGAGACAAACTGA